A single window of Dermacentor albipictus isolate Rhodes 1998 colony chromosome 1, USDA_Dalb.pri_finalv2, whole genome shotgun sequence DNA harbors:
- the MED10 gene encoding mediator of RNA polymerase II transcription subunit 10, whose protein sequence is MSSPLEALETNLEMFIENVRQLGIIVSDFQPQGQTTLNQKINHIVTLMQEVDRCKPQVQDIQVPLEVFDYIDQGRNPQLFTKDCMEKALTKNEQVKGKIESYRRFKALLLLELSKVFPTEMAKYRAIRGDERPAT, encoded by the exons ATGTCGTCCCCACTTGAAGCGCTCGAAACGAATTTAGAGATGTTTATCGAGAATGTTCGGCAGCTAGGAATAATTGTTAGTGACTTTCAGCCACAAGGGCAAACCACGTTAAACCAAAAAAT AAACCACATCGTCACTTTGATGCAAGAGGTGGACAGATGTAAGCCACAAGTCCAGGACATACAAGTACCATTGGAAGTGTTCGA CTACATTGACCAAGGAAGAAACCCGCAACTGTTTACGAAGGATTGCATGGAAAAGGCGCTGACCAAGAATGAACAAGTCAAAGGCAAGATAGAGTCCTATCGG AGGTTCAAGGCCCTGTTGCTTCTGGAGCTGAGCAAGGTGTTCCCCACAGAAATGGCCAAATACAGGGCCATCAGAGGTGATGAGCGACCAGCCACATAG